The proteins below come from a single Halomonas binhaiensis genomic window:
- a CDS encoding DUF4870 family protein: MSSSDLTPHEPQVEPPEPPNDGNDTDTTIALIGYALLLANLFTGFTALISVVVAYIYRGKGPAWLDDHYRYQIRTFWIGLLYLCVASLLILIVVGVPLMLALAVWLIIRCVKGFKALQERRSPDNLESWLI; encoded by the coding sequence ATGAGCAGTAGCGATCTGACACCTCATGAGCCCCAGGTCGAACCACCGGAACCTCCCAACGACGGGAATGATACGGATACCACCATAGCGCTGATCGGCTACGCGCTGCTGCTGGCCAACCTGTTTACCGGCTTCACTGCGTTGATCAGTGTTGTGGTTGCCTACATCTACCGTGGTAAAGGACCTGCCTGGCTCGACGATCATTATCGCTACCAGATTCGCACCTTCTGGATCGGACTGCTGTACCTTTGCGTTGCCAGCCTCCTGATCCTCATCGTGGTCGGGGTACCATTGATGCTGGCTCTTGCCGTATGGCTCATCATACGCTGCGTCAAAGGCTTCAAGGCCCTGCAGGAACGCCGCTCTCCCGATAATCTGGAAAGCTGGCTGATCTGA
- a CDS encoding lysophospholipid acyltransferase family protein, with amino-acid sequence MRHSLLQQFQATGVAALWRTLANASPATLWRLSRIAVSLCQPVLRRERAVTQINLDVVYPDITASERSCLARDSLMHSTATMLELGFAWQGKTEKVAASIVEVHGRELLDDARAHGQGIIVLAPHFGNWEILNFWLSSHFPFTAMYEPPKLAALDPIIRAGRERNGAKLVPTNPRGVAALLKALKRCEAVGILPDQEPAWGSGAFAPFYGRLAYTATLLPKLVSRTNARVVTGVARRLPGKGYALHFLAADERVYSEVEVTSCTGVNASVEAAIALDPAQYQWEYKRYTKTPQEERNDPDFHRYRLYSSRNMQKTLGKKYR; translated from the coding sequence ATGCGCCATTCATTACTCCAACAGTTCCAAGCCACTGGTGTGGCAGCCCTGTGGCGCACACTTGCCAACGCCAGTCCAGCCACCCTGTGGCGCCTGAGCCGGATCGCAGTGTCACTGTGCCAACCAGTACTCAGGCGTGAACGGGCAGTGACGCAGATCAACCTTGATGTGGTCTACCCCGATATCACGGCCAGTGAACGTAGCTGTCTGGCCCGCGACAGCCTGATGCATTCCACTGCCACCATGCTGGAACTGGGGTTTGCCTGGCAGGGCAAGACGGAGAAAGTTGCCGCCAGCATTGTCGAGGTACATGGCAGGGAGTTGCTGGATGACGCGCGTGCTCATGGACAGGGCATCATTGTTCTGGCTCCACATTTCGGCAACTGGGAAATTCTCAACTTCTGGCTGTCCAGCCACTTCCCTTTCACTGCCATGTATGAACCCCCCAAGCTTGCTGCACTGGACCCCATTATCCGTGCTGGCCGCGAACGCAATGGTGCCAAGCTGGTACCGACCAACCCTAGAGGTGTCGCGGCGTTGCTCAAGGCACTCAAGCGCTGCGAGGCCGTGGGGATACTGCCGGATCAGGAACCGGCCTGGGGCAGTGGCGCCTTTGCCCCCTTCTATGGGCGCTTGGCATATACCGCCACCTTGCTACCCAAGCTGGTCTCCCGAACCAATGCACGTGTCGTTACCGGAGTCGCCCGGCGCCTTCCCGGTAAAGGCTATGCCTTGCACTTCCTGGCCGCTGACGAGCGCGTCTATTCCGAGGTTGAAGTCACTTCCTGCACAGGTGTCAATGCCAGCGTAGAGGCAGCCATTGCCCTCGACCCTGCCCAGTATCAGTGGGAATACAAGCGCTACACAAAGACTCCCCAGGAAGAACGCAACGACCCGGACTTTCATCGCTACCGCTTGTATAGCAGCCGTAACATGCAAAAGACTCTCGGCAAGAAATACAGGTAA
- a CDS encoding glucan biosynthesis protein, which yields MQRWTRTQLRLFAALLLWGLSASVLAITPEALFEQVSGQARDLAESPYEEPKFSGELPQQLAELSYDQYRQIRYRKDRAIWRNQGLFQVELFHPGFLYKKPVAIHLVEGEEIKELPFDSSRFSYDDQVASLADQDLGKLGYTGFRLHYPLNQADTADEFAVFLGASYFRLVGRGNSYGMSARGLAINTGLPQGEEFPSFKEFWLVRPQPDADHMTIIALLDSPSLSGAYRFDITPGQSTEIVTEARLFARKDVQKLGIAPLTSMFLHGEMGRHQQDDYRPRVHDSSGLLMATSTGEWTWRVLDNPETLQITSLQDTSPKGFGLVQRPRAFDAYLDMEGRYEKRPSQWVEMQGDWGEGRVELVEIPSDSEANDNITAYWVPKTPLLAGESRTYRYRTYTFASAPENDSLAKVVRSRQGLAGNGHHDTPPDSNIRQFIVDFRGKDLDGLDPSQPVKAALTTSSGKISHAVVTALPDGKTWRASFRLEPESGSPADMRLTLNLRGRPLSETWNAIWNDNEL from the coding sequence ATGCAACGATGGACTCGAACACAACTGCGACTATTCGCGGCGTTATTATTATGGGGCCTCAGCGCCTCAGTACTTGCCATTACGCCCGAAGCGCTGTTCGAGCAAGTCAGCGGTCAGGCACGCGATCTGGCCGAGTCCCCCTATGAGGAACCGAAGTTTTCCGGCGAGTTGCCACAGCAGCTTGCTGAATTGAGTTATGACCAATATCGCCAGATTCGCTACCGCAAGGATCGTGCAATCTGGCGCAACCAGGGTCTATTTCAAGTCGAGCTGTTCCACCCAGGCTTTCTCTATAAAAAGCCTGTGGCCATCCACCTGGTAGAAGGTGAAGAGATCAAGGAGCTGCCTTTCGACAGCAGCCGCTTCAGCTATGATGACCAGGTTGCATCCCTGGCTGACCAGGACCTGGGCAAGCTTGGCTATACAGGGTTTCGTCTACACTACCCACTGAATCAGGCTGATACTGCCGATGAGTTTGCCGTATTTCTCGGTGCCTCCTACTTCCGCTTGGTAGGCAGAGGTAATAGCTACGGGATGTCAGCCCGAGGACTGGCTATCAATACAGGCTTACCCCAGGGGGAAGAATTTCCCTCATTCAAGGAGTTCTGGCTGGTTCGCCCGCAGCCCGATGCCGATCACATGACCATCATCGCGCTGCTGGATAGTCCCTCTCTATCTGGCGCTTATCGCTTCGACATCACCCCGGGACAATCCACCGAAATTGTCACAGAGGCACGCTTGTTCGCTCGCAAGGACGTCCAAAAACTCGGCATTGCACCACTGACCAGCATGTTCCTGCATGGTGAGATGGGCCGTCATCAACAGGACGACTATCGTCCCAGAGTACATGACTCCAGTGGATTGCTGATGGCTACCAGTACCGGCGAATGGACCTGGAGGGTTCTGGACAACCCTGAAACACTGCAGATCACCAGCCTGCAGGACACCTCTCCCAAAGGTTTTGGTCTTGTCCAGCGGCCACGTGCTTTCGATGCGTATCTGGACATGGAAGGCCGCTATGAGAAGCGCCCCAGCCAATGGGTCGAGATGCAAGGGGACTGGGGAGAAGGCCGCGTCGAACTGGTCGAGATTCCCTCCGACAGTGAGGCCAACGACAACATCACTGCATACTGGGTACCGAAGACGCCATTGCTGGCCGGAGAGTCGCGTACCTACCGCTATCGCACCTATACCTTCGCTTCGGCACCAGAAAATGACTCCCTGGCTAAAGTCGTGCGCTCTCGTCAAGGGCTGGCAGGCAACGGACACCACGATACTCCACCAGACTCGAATATCCGGCAGTTCATCGTCGATTTCCGTGGAAAAGATCTTGATGGCCTCGATCCCAGCCAACCCGTAAAGGCAGCCTTGACAACTTCCAGCGGCAAAATCAGCCATGCTGTTGTCACTGCACTACCCGACGGAAAGACCTGGCGTGCCAGCTTCCGCCTTGAACCAGAAAGCGGCAGCCCTGCCGATATGCGTCTTACGCTGAACCTGAGAGGGCGCCCGTTGAGTGAAACCTGGAACGCTATCTGGAACGATAATGAACTCTGA
- the mdoH gene encoding glucans biosynthesis glucosyltransferase MdoH: MNSDTYALKVPGLRLRRLCVGLAIAATSALGIWTMFRILHAGGITPVEIAILILFAVTFSWITVSFWSAVIGFLLNLFNIDPLSLKRRAPGPYHPPARPKGSHSLTALVMPIHNEDVDRVVAGLEATCRDITHLPSDMTVEAFVLSDSTEADVVAREKTQIAALQQRLSGHIRVHYRHRDSNAGRKAGNLGDFCQRWGQHYDFMLVLDADSLMSGDCIIALIDEMMANPRLGLVQTIPIPARQDSLFGRANQFAAALYSPMLATGLSFWHGTAANYYGHNAIIRVAAFTDHCGLPELPGKPPLGGDIHSHDFVEAALLRRAGWQVRMRTDLTGSFEEMPSHILDYAKRDRRWVQGNLQHLRLLTGRGLHALSRIHFLCGALAYLTSLLWLVILTISTLDALVRALIPPNFFTSSYQLFPNWPIAPPNLIMPLLTGTLAMLLMPKLLGLILGLLRQAPAYGGRIRLTLSMLLETLFSMLIAPLMMVFHSRFVIQVISGRTVPWNAQAREGRALPWGMAWKHTWVLAAAGLIWSLATWTYTRDFWLWLTPVWLGLILAAPLVRWSSSLSIGRRLRRAGLLLVPSETQSPTVIAEMHYPEPATEAAEPAAPPKELPKDMPIQSFTRHWNKNPRAFFKRQRN; this comes from the coding sequence ATGAACTCTGACACTTACGCACTAAAGGTACCTGGCCTGCGCCTTCGACGCTTATGTGTCGGGCTGGCTATTGCGGCCACCAGCGCGCTAGGTATCTGGACCATGTTCCGCATACTGCACGCAGGAGGCATCACCCCCGTGGAGATTGCCATTCTGATCCTGTTTGCCGTCACGTTCAGCTGGATCACGGTGTCCTTCTGGAGCGCCGTGATCGGTTTCCTGTTGAATCTTTTCAACATTGATCCCCTCAGCCTGAAGCGTCGCGCACCTGGCCCATACCATCCTCCTGCACGGCCCAAAGGTTCTCACTCACTTACCGCGCTGGTCATGCCCATCCACAATGAGGATGTGGACAGAGTCGTCGCAGGACTGGAAGCCACTTGCCGAGACATTACCCATCTGCCATCCGACATGACGGTGGAGGCCTTCGTCCTCAGTGATAGTACCGAGGCCGATGTGGTCGCTCGAGAAAAAACGCAGATTGCGGCCTTGCAACAACGCCTGTCCGGACATATCCGTGTCCATTACCGTCACCGCGACAGCAATGCCGGACGCAAGGCAGGCAACCTTGGTGATTTCTGCCAACGCTGGGGACAGCACTACGACTTCATGCTGGTACTGGACGCCGACAGCCTGATGAGTGGTGACTGCATCATTGCGCTGATCGATGAGATGATGGCCAATCCCCGACTCGGGCTGGTGCAGACCATTCCTATCCCGGCCAGGCAGGACAGTCTGTTCGGCCGAGCCAATCAGTTCGCCGCAGCGCTCTATTCGCCGATGCTGGCCACGGGCCTGAGCTTCTGGCATGGCACCGCTGCCAACTATTACGGCCACAATGCCATCATTCGGGTGGCAGCCTTCACCGACCATTGCGGCCTGCCGGAACTGCCAGGCAAGCCGCCTCTCGGTGGCGATATCCATAGCCATGACTTCGTCGAGGCCGCCCTGCTACGCCGTGCGGGGTGGCAGGTTCGCATGCGCACAGACCTCACTGGCAGCTTTGAGGAAATGCCAAGTCACATCCTCGACTATGCCAAACGCGACAGGCGTTGGGTCCAGGGTAACCTGCAGCATCTTCGCCTCTTGACCGGGCGCGGCCTGCACGCCCTCAGCCGTATACACTTCCTGTGCGGCGCCCTGGCCTATCTGACTTCCCTGTTGTGGCTCGTGATTCTGACCATCAGCACACTTGACGCCCTGGTGCGCGCGCTGATTCCTCCCAACTTTTTCACTTCCAGCTACCAGCTGTTCCCCAATTGGCCCATTGCACCACCCAACCTGATCATGCCATTGCTCACCGGCACCCTGGCCATGTTGCTGATGCCCAAGCTACTGGGCCTGATACTGGGTCTGTTACGGCAAGCACCAGCCTATGGCGGTCGTATTCGGCTGACGTTGAGCATGTTGCTTGAAACACTGTTTTCGATGCTGATTGCTCCACTGATGATGGTATTCCATAGCCGCTTCGTCATTCAGGTCATCAGTGGCCGGACCGTTCCCTGGAATGCTCAGGCACGCGAGGGCCGAGCCTTGCCCTGGGGAATGGCCTGGAAACACACTTGGGTGCTGGCCGCAGCAGGATTGATCTGGTCCCTCGCGACCTGGACCTATACTCGAGATTTCTGGTTGTGGCTGACCCCTGTCTGGCTGGGCTTGATTCTGGCGGCACCGTTGGTGCGTTGGAGCAGCAGCCTGAGCATCGGTCGGCGCTTGCGCCGCGCCGGCCTGTTACTGGTGCCGAGTGAAACCCAGTCACCAACCGTTATCGCCGAGATGCACTATCCTGAGCCGGCCACCGAAGCGGCAGAGCCCGCCGCTCCTCCTAAGGAACTCCCCAAGGACATGCCGATACAGTCCTTCACACGTCACTGGAACAAGAACCCACGCGCTTTCTTCAAACGGCAGCGTAATTAA
- the thiC gene encoding phosphomethylpyrimidine synthase ThiC, whose product MSKTAHFLAETARVDEAAIQALPGSRKVHVEGSRPDIRVPFREISLSPTRTSTEDEQNPPLLVYDTSGPYTDPGATIDLRKGLAELRRCWIDERDDTEWLDGPTSEYGRRRAADPMLAPLRFDLSRTPRRAKTNANGSPGNVTQLHYARRGIITPEMEFIAIRENQRRQQLGSDEVERILGHQHPGQGFGARLPQEITPEFVRQEVAEGRAIIPCNINHPESEPMIIGRNFLVKINGNLGNSAVTSSIEEEVDKMTWGIRWGADTIMDLSTGQNIHETREWIIRNSPVPIGTVPIYQALEKVNGVAENLTWEVFRDTLIEQAEQGVDYFTIHAGVLLRYVPLTANRVTGIVSRGGSIMAKWCLYHHQESFLYTHFEEICEICKQYDVAFSLGDGLRPGSVADANDEAQMAELKTLGELTRIAWKHDVQVMIEGPGHVPMHLVKENMDKQLEYCDEAPFYTLGPLVTDIAPGYDHITSGIGAAMIGWFGCAMLCYVTPKEHLGLPNKDDVKTGIITYKIAAHAADLAKGHPAAQRRDNALSKARFEFRWEDQFNLGLDPDTAREFHDETLPKDSAKVAHFCSMCGPKFCSMKISQEVRDYAEEHKLKGDADAIMSGMEDKARAFREQGAELYKEV is encoded by the coding sequence ATGTCCAAGACGGCTCATTTTCTGGCGGAAACCGCCCGCGTCGACGAAGCAGCCATTCAAGCACTACCAGGGTCGCGCAAGGTCCACGTAGAGGGTTCCCGCCCCGATATCCGTGTCCCCTTCCGCGAGATTTCCCTATCACCGACCCGCACCAGCACGGAAGACGAACAGAACCCACCGCTGCTGGTCTACGACACGTCAGGTCCGTACACCGACCCGGGGGCCACTATCGACCTGCGCAAGGGACTGGCAGAACTGCGTCGCTGCTGGATTGACGAGCGTGATGATACCGAATGGCTTGATGGCCCGACCTCGGAATATGGCCGCCGTCGCGCCGCCGACCCCATGCTCGCGCCACTGCGCTTCGATCTGAGCCGTACTCCTCGCCGTGCCAAGACCAATGCCAATGGCAGCCCAGGTAATGTTACCCAGCTTCACTATGCCCGCCGCGGCATCATCACCCCGGAGATGGAGTTCATCGCCATACGCGAAAACCAGCGCAGGCAGCAACTGGGCAGTGATGAAGTTGAGCGTATCCTTGGCCATCAGCACCCCGGCCAGGGATTTGGTGCGCGCCTGCCGCAAGAGATCACTCCAGAGTTCGTGCGTCAGGAAGTCGCGGAAGGTCGTGCCATCATTCCCTGCAACATTAACCATCCCGAATCTGAACCGATGATTATCGGGCGCAACTTCCTGGTAAAGATCAACGGCAACCTGGGTAACTCAGCCGTCACTTCCTCGATCGAAGAGGAAGTCGACAAGATGACCTGGGGCATTCGCTGGGGAGCGGACACCATCATGGACCTGTCCACTGGGCAGAACATTCATGAAACGCGTGAATGGATCATCCGCAATTCCCCGGTTCCCATCGGCACAGTTCCCATCTATCAAGCTCTTGAAAAGGTCAACGGCGTCGCAGAAAACCTGACCTGGGAAGTCTTCCGCGACACCCTGATCGAACAGGCCGAGCAAGGCGTGGATTATTTCACTATCCATGCTGGGGTATTGCTGCGCTATGTCCCGCTGACCGCCAACCGCGTAACGGGCATCGTTTCCCGTGGCGGTTCGATCATGGCCAAATGGTGCCTGTACCACCACCAGGAAAGCTTCCTCTACACTCATTTCGAGGAAATCTGCGAGATCTGCAAACAATACGATGTCGCCTTCTCCCTTGGCGATGGCCTGCGTCCCGGCTCTGTGGCCGATGCCAATGACGAGGCCCAGATGGCAGAGCTCAAGACGCTGGGGGAACTGACTCGCATTGCCTGGAAGCACGATGTCCAGGTCATGATCGAAGGTCCAGGTCACGTCCCCATGCACCTGGTCAAGGAGAACATGGACAAGCAGCTTGAATACTGTGATGAAGCGCCTTTCTACACCCTTGGCCCGCTGGTGACGGATATCGCCCCAGGCTACGACCACATCACCTCAGGTATTGGTGCCGCCATGATTGGCTGGTTCGGCTGCGCCATGCTCTGCTATGTAACACCCAAGGAACACCTGGGACTGCCCAACAAGGATGACGTCAAGACCGGCATTATCACCTACAAGATTGCCGCACATGCAGCGGACCTGGCGAAAGGGCATCCTGCTGCCCAGCGTCGCGACAATGCGCTGTCCAAGGCACGCTTCGAATTCCGTTGGGAAGACCAGTTCAACCTGGGCCTCGACCCGGATACTGCACGGGAATTCCACGATGAAACGTTACCCAAGGATTCGGCCAAAGTGGCCCACTTCTGCTCGATGTGCGGCCCCAAGTTCTGCTCCATGAAAATCAGCCAGGAAGTCCGCGATTATGCGGAGGAGCACAAATTGAAAGGCGATGCGGATGCCATCATGAGCGGCATGGAAGACAAGGCACGAGCATTCCGCGAGCAAGGGGCCGAACTGTACAAGGAAGTTTGA